The following are from one region of the Silene latifolia isolate original U9 population chromosome 9, ASM4854445v1, whole genome shotgun sequence genome:
- the LOC141602718 gene encoding uncharacterized protein LOC141602718 — translation MAPGGSRQRGGYSEGGSSSREQEEDVDRSTTEVSEEEEEVAIPRHTDNRMILDPNGLWFRSQTVVRGVTNSTQENMTHGVTCWSNASDEDKEMWFNNFRRVFYWPTNLERLVWQRYNDIGKKRLRDNMYKVSKRKKAPSFMKGSSYEEYTKYRNSPEFKEASARNKINMKGGDKDAEVEPTHYGGSQSFHDRVVLDTKKNKGKVPTIVDLFVDTHAKKTSKGKLIFAKEKDQQLYEQFLVRRKNNPEIDDNELWFDLVEGFQRGDVYGAGSAKEIFYPPTRRRGSISSQQQPYTPSVVSVLQAQLAAKERQDAERERRDAERDAEIRRMKEEMERMNSFFANCNTGWRPQPKDPRDPNHGGGSGAGASFPVS, via the exons ATGGCTCCTGGAGGAAGTAGGCAGCGCGGAGGCTATAGTGAGGGAGGTAGTAGCTCCCGAGAGCAGGAGGAGGACGTTGACCGTTCTACTACGGAggtgagtgaggaggaggaggaggttgctaTACCCCGACATACTGACAACAGGATGATCCTTGATCCGAATGGTCTttg gtttagaagtcaaacagttgttcgtggtgtgactaatagcacccaagagaacatgacacacggcgttacttgttggagtaacgctagtgatgaagataaggagatgtggttcaacaacttccgg cgtgtgttctattggccaaccaaccttgagcgcctagtttggcaaaggtataatgacattggcaagaagaggctaagggacaacatgtataaggtgtctaagaggaagaaggcgccatctttcatgaaag gttcgtcatatgaggaatataccaagtaccggaacagtcctgagttcaaggaagcatcggcccggaacaagatcaacatgaaaggaggagataaggatgcggaagttgagcctactcattatggagggtctcaatcttttcatgatcgtgtggtattagat accaagaagaataagggtaaggtacccacgattgttgatctctttgttgacactcacgcaaagaagacaagcaagggcaagttgatcttcgcgaaggaaaaagatcaacagttatat gaacaattccttgtccgtaggaagaacaacccggaaattgatgacaatgagctatggtttgatcttgttgaggggttccaaagaggagatgtgtatggagccgggtcggcaaaggagattttctaccctcctacaagaagaagagggtcaatttcctcccaacaacaaccttatacccCAAGTGTCGTGAGTGTGCTCCAAGCTCAATTAGCCGCCAAGGAAAGGCAGGATGCCGAGAGGGAgaggcgggatgccgagagagatgctgaaattcggaggatgaaggaggaaatggaacggatgaactccttcttcgccaattgcaacactgggtggcgcccgcaaccaaaggatcctagagatcctaatcatggaggtggtagtggagcgggagcaagtttcccTGTTTCGTAG